The Glycine max cultivar Williams 82 chromosome 3, Glycine_max_v4.0, whole genome shotgun sequence sequence TGTTACTGGGGACTTGTATGAGAATGATGTTGTCACACCCGCTATGATCGTTGTTCCTCGCAGAAGGGTATGCttctatattcttttttatttattttttatgattattttttcttcatggGTTATGTTCTTTATGCCACTGaatccttcttctttttctctgtttttgatTCATTTTAAATAAGTATGACTCACAATGAAAATATTATGGACGTTCTTTCCTATgcaatcttttcaaaaattgcagtgtttaaattgattttaaattaattattaattattttgctttCAATATATTAACTGGATGATATTTCTTAGGGACGTAtttttagtgtaattttttgttttttatatattattttctgatAGGAATTTGGGTTTTATTTGGGCTTAATTGGAAGTTAATTATGACACGTGTCGTTACTCATTAATCATTATCAGTCAGTTTAATTTTGGGGTTGAGAATTTAAACAGtgagattgaaaaaaaagattaaattgattaattaaattacaggTGTCTGGTTTACTGAGAAGACTATTTTtgcaattaagttttttttttataatttttgtaaagttagggtgattttttatttttttttaattttgaacgaAGAAGAATACTAAAATATCAAAGGAAACTgcatcaaattttgatttttgtccaTTATAAGCGATCTTCGGTCTacatcaatttgattttttgacGGGAAATGTTAGTATAATATGTTTTAACGTCTTTAATTTTGGAAGAAGCATGAGTCTTAATTTtagtaattagtaaaaaaaatatgttgaaaagtaatttatatttctttctctCATTTCCCATTAGCAAAATTGTCTCTTTGCTTCTTATTAGctgaaagagaaaaggaaaattccTAAGACTGAAACAAGAGTTTTTCTAGAATAAGTTAATCGTTCCTTATCATTAATGTTGTATGATTCATTCACGTTAATGTCtattttttaaagtgattaAAGTGACACTCCAATATAGCTCTATAATTAACCGGTGTGTACAATATTATAGTCACTGATCTACCCCCTTTAACACGCTTCATTGTCTTTTCAGTCTTTTTTATGTTATCTTGTGAGGTTGTGCTCAGTCACGATAAAGGGtcttctatttttcaattttaaatttgtaaaacaaaGTATGGCACCTCAAAAGAAGGCGACAATTAATTAATGACTAGAAAACGAAGTTCCAATGTTCCATGCATATCCTTAGTCATCCTAATGATATAGCCATATAGGGTTAGTCCAtgagtgttaaaaaaataaaacaacttcgTTACTTCTTTCTCTAAGGTTACACTTTATGGATACTTTATAGTGGACCCAACTATATTGAATTGAATGACATTCATGATTCACACAAGGTGAGAAATTATTAAATCAGGAACTTTTTCACGAGCACACAGATTGTTTGTGACTTTGTACATCTCACAATGATtaagattttataataatatctttTGATAATAAACTATGATTAAAAAGGACTTAGTGCAATAGGTGCAACTTTAGGCTTTATTGTCCATGTCAATTGGTCACTAAAAACAAAGACAACGGGATCCATTGGTATCATAACAAGGTAGTAAAGTAATCATAGTTGAAATTCCAACATAATGATGAGTAATGACACACACCATGCTAGGTAAGCATTCATGTGGTAGATGCTAGACATGTAACTTCAaaggtaacttttttttttttctgatggaATTCTTAATTTGTTGCTGACACTATTGTAGGAAAAGGTACGTTGCCAGAatgaaaaagaagcaaaaaagcAAAGTTGGAGGAGTAATGTGAAGGAGCTACCTAGCCCAACTAGTCCAATTCAAAGACCAAAACCGAAGCCTGTGGATGAGGACTTGTACAAGATCTCACCAGAGCTTCTTTATGCCAAAACTAGGAAGGTCTTACTCTTTAGCCCCCACACAATAATACCCTTTTGCTTTTATCTCCACTAAACGCATTTTGTGTTGATCTTTATTACTTTCATAATGTCAAATTCATTGCATATTCAACCCTTTGCTTTTTTGCATCTTTAGCAAAAGTTTTGATAAATTtgcttttctaattttattttgcctttttgcTTTTTGTTGAATGCAGAAGAGAGGGTTGTGTTTCTTCCCAAGCTGCTTGATACCAACTTGCATTGCTTGAGATACAAGGAAATTTGAGGAGCCAATGTACATATAAGTGAAATATATGATACATACTTGATTggatgatatttatttaaaacgGGACCTAGaagattatcattatatatagtCACATGATTATTGTGGCAAGGACTTTGTTGTTTATTCTTTGACTTTACCGTTTAGTTTTTGTTGGGGTGTTTTCAATTAGTCTTTGATGTACTTTGGGGTGAATCATTGGTAGGACTTGAACTTTGGTTGTAAAAGCTCTGTAACTGGAAGTTTAGAGAAAAAAGGGgtttaaaaaagtttttgttcctGCCAAATAATTCTGACGAATATTCTCCTCACTGAAGCTCCATGTATGTTGTTTATTTAGAGTTAAGGGAAATGCTAGAGTAACTCCCCTTGTATACTATAATTGGATTTTGTATATAACAATGTTGATAGCATGCGGGTTATTAATTCAATTAaagtcaaaaattaattttctgttttgatTTTAGTATAAGGAAATGGGATTGGATTTCAACCTGTTGTAAAGTTACTAAggaaaaatcaatataatagatttgtattaataatttgttagtttcaactaatattaaatttgatttatttaagtAAGGTTTTACTAGAtcagtctaatttttttttaatgaaaattagtcatcaacaaaatcatttagcatttttttatgaaaattagtcATCAACGACATCATTCAGcacttaatattaataata is a genomic window containing:
- the LOC100306260 gene encoding uncharacterized protein LOC100306260 — its product is MEAYYYKRHHVPAFGSWDWNDNLPFTQCFETARQAGLLRYSYSESEDRDLYVTGDLYENDVVTPAMIVVPRRREKVRCQNEKEAKKQSWRSNVKELPSPTSPIQRPKPKPVDEDLYKISPELLYAKTRKKRGLCFFPSCLIPTCIA